Proteins encoded in a region of the Bradyrhizobium sp. CB3481 genome:
- the rpoC gene encoding DNA-directed RNA polymerase subunit beta', protein MNQEIMNLFNPTTPAQVFDQIRISIASPEKILSWSYGEIKKPETINYRTFKPERDGLFCARIFGPIKDYECLCGKYKRMKYKGIICEKCSVEVTLSRVRRERMGHIELAAPVAHIWFLKSLPSRIGLLLDMTLKDLERILYFEYYVVLEPGLTALKDRQLLSEDEYLKAQDEYGQDSFTAMIGAEAIRELLKGLELEKLEQSLRAEMQETESDIKHKKLAKRLKIVEAFRYSGNKPEWMILTVVPVIPPDLRPLVPLDGGRFATSDLNDLYRRVINRNNRLKRLMELRAPDIIIRNEKRMLQEAVDALFDNGRRGRVITGANKRPLKSLADMLKGKQGRFRQNLLGKRVDYSGRSVIVVGPELRLHQCGLPKKMALELFKPFIYSRLDAKGLSTTVKQAKKLVEKERPEVWDILDEVIREHPVLLNRAPTLHRLGIQAFEPVLIEGKAIQLHPLVCAAFNADFDGDQMAVHVPLSLEAQLEARVLMMSTNNILHPANGQPIIVPSQDIVLGLYYLSIMREGLPGEGKIFGDMADLEHALHSKVIHLHTKIKFRWEGTDEEGKPAKRWIETTAGRVMLGNVLPKHPRISYDIINKLMTKREISGVIDQVYRHCGQKETVIFCDRIMALGFYNAFKAGISFGKDDMVVPQGKWKIVDATRTLAKDFEQQYNDGLITHGEKYNKVVDAWSKASEEIAKAMMKEISVTKKNAQGADADINSIYMMAHSGARGSPAQMRQLAGMRGLMAKPSGEIIETPIISNFKEGLSVLEYFNSTHGARKGLADTALKTANSGYLTRRLVDVAQDCIITQDDCGTKLGIKMRAIVDAGTVVASLASRILGRTAGEDLRDPATNKVVVKRGTLMEESHVDAIQQAGIQEVKIRSALTCELVNGICGKCYGRDLARGTPVNHGEAVGVIAAQSIGEPGTQLTMRTFHIGGAAQINEQSFVESNFEGKVTIKNKAIARNSEGHLIAMVRNMVVAIVDGDGTERATHRIQYGARMHVDDGDMVKRGQRIAEWDPYTRPILTEVEGTIAFEDLVEGQSISETLDESTGIAKRVVIDWRASRGGSDLRPAIVVKGKDGKVLKLARGGDARYMLSVDAILSVDLNAKVKAGDILARISTESAKTRDITGGLPRVAELFEARKPKDAAIIAEIAGTIRFGRDYKNKRRISIEPMDKTEETREYLIPKGKHIHLQDGDIVEKGDFIVEGNPAPHDILAIKGIEELAAYLVNEIQEVYRLQGVLINDKHIEVIVRQMLQKVEITDQGDTDMISGEQVDKIEFDALNLKAKEEGKKPATGTPVLLGITKASLQTRSFFSAASFQETTRVLTEAAVNGKVDPLEGLKENVIVGRLIPAGTGASMAKIREVAMKRDRLILDEREKQAAIVPTAPEAEPLALPPAE, encoded by the coding sequence ATGAACCAAGAAATTATGAATCTCTTCAATCCGACGACCCCGGCCCAGGTCTTCGACCAGATCCGGATCTCGATTGCGTCCCCGGAGAAGATTCTGTCCTGGTCCTACGGCGAGATCAAAAAGCCGGAGACCATCAACTACCGGACCTTCAAGCCGGAGCGCGACGGCCTGTTCTGCGCCCGCATCTTCGGGCCGATCAAGGACTACGAGTGCTTGTGCGGCAAGTACAAGCGGATGAAGTACAAGGGCATCATCTGCGAAAAGTGCTCGGTCGAGGTGACGCTGTCGCGCGTCCGTCGCGAGCGCATGGGTCACATCGAGCTGGCTGCGCCGGTCGCCCACATCTGGTTCCTGAAGTCGCTGCCGTCCCGCATCGGCCTTCTGCTCGACATGACGCTGAAGGATCTCGAGCGCATCCTGTACTTCGAATATTACGTCGTGCTGGAGCCGGGCCTGACCGCGCTCAAGGACCGTCAGCTGCTGTCGGAAGACGAGTACCTGAAGGCGCAGGACGAATACGGCCAGGATTCGTTCACCGCCATGATCGGCGCCGAAGCGATCCGCGAGCTTTTGAAGGGGCTTGAGCTCGAAAAGCTCGAGCAGTCGCTGCGCGCGGAGATGCAGGAGACCGAGTCCGACATCAAGCACAAGAAGCTCGCCAAGCGGCTGAAGATCGTCGAGGCGTTCCGCTATTCCGGCAACAAGCCGGAATGGATGATCCTGACCGTGGTGCCGGTGATTCCGCCGGATCTGCGTCCGTTGGTGCCGCTCGACGGCGGCCGCTTTGCGACGTCTGATCTCAACGACCTCTATCGCCGCGTCATCAACCGCAACAACCGCTTGAAGCGGCTGATGGAGCTGCGCGCGCCCGACATCATCATCCGCAACGAAAAGCGCATGCTGCAGGAGGCCGTCGACGCGCTGTTCGACAACGGCCGCCGCGGCCGCGTCATCACCGGCGCCAACAAGCGTCCGCTGAAGTCGCTGGCCGACATGCTCAAGGGCAAGCAGGGCCGCTTCCGCCAGAACCTGCTCGGCAAGCGCGTCGACTATTCCGGACGTTCGGTGATCGTGGTCGGTCCCGAGCTGCGTCTGCATCAGTGCGGCCTGCCGAAGAAGATGGCGCTCGAACTGTTCAAGCCGTTCATCTATTCGCGGCTCGACGCCAAGGGCCTGTCCACCACCGTGAAGCAGGCCAAGAAGCTGGTCGAGAAGGAGCGTCCGGAGGTCTGGGATATCCTCGACGAGGTGATCCGCGAGCATCCGGTGCTGCTCAACCGCGCGCCGACGCTGCATCGCCTCGGCATCCAGGCGTTCGAGCCGGTCTTGATCGAGGGCAAGGCCATCCAGCTCCACCCGCTGGTCTGCGCCGCGTTCAACGCCGACTTCGACGGCGACCAGATGGCCGTGCACGTTCCGCTGTCGCTCGAAGCGCAGCTCGAAGCGCGCGTCCTGATGATGTCGACCAACAACATCCTGCATCCCGCGAACGGTCAGCCGATCATCGTGCCGTCGCAGGACATCGTGCTCGGCCTCTATTATCTCTCGATCATGCGTGAAGGCCTGCCCGGCGAGGGCAAGATCTTCGGCGACATGGCCGATCTCGAGCACGCCCTGCACTCGAAGGTCATCCACCTCCACACCAAGATCAAATTCCGGTGGGAGGGCACCGACGAGGAAGGCAAGCCGGCCAAGCGCTGGATCGAGACCACGGCTGGCCGCGTCATGCTCGGCAACGTGCTGCCGAAGCATCCGCGGATTTCGTACGACATCATCAACAAGCTGATGACCAAGCGCGAAATCTCCGGCGTGATCGATCAAGTCTATCGTCACTGCGGCCAGAAGGAGACGGTGATCTTCTGCGACCGCATCATGGCGCTCGGCTTCTACAATGCGTTCAAGGCCGGCATCTCGTTCGGCAAGGACGACATGGTGGTGCCGCAAGGCAAGTGGAAGATCGTCGACGCCACCCGTACGCTCGCCAAGGATTTCGAGCAGCAGTACAACGACGGTCTGATCACCCATGGTGAGAAGTACAACAAGGTCGTGGACGCCTGGTCGAAGGCGAGCGAAGAGATCGCGAAAGCGATGATGAAGGAGATTTCCGTCACCAAGAAGAATGCCCAGGGTGCGGATGCCGACATCAACTCGATCTACATGATGGCGCATTCGGGCGCGCGCGGTTCGCCGGCCCAGATGCGTCAGCTCGCCGGCATGCGCGGCCTGATGGCGAAACCGTCGGGCGAGATCATCGAGACGCCGATCATTTCCAACTTCAAGGAAGGCCTCTCGGTGCTCGAGTACTTCAACTCGACCCACGGCGCCCGCAAGGGCCTCGCGGACACCGCGTTGAAGACCGCGAACTCCGGCTACCTGACCCGCCGTCTGGTCGACGTCGCGCAGGACTGCATCATCACGCAGGACGATTGCGGCACCAAGCTCGGCATCAAGATGCGCGCCATCGTTGACGCCGGCACGGTTGTCGCTTCGCTGGCCTCGCGCATTCTCGGCCGCACTGCCGGAGAGGACCTGCGCGATCCCGCGACCAACAAGGTCGTGGTCAAGCGCGGCACGCTGATGGAGGAGTCGCATGTCGACGCCATCCAGCAGGCCGGCATCCAGGAGGTGAAGATCCGCTCGGCGCTGACCTGCGAGCTCGTCAACGGCATCTGCGGCAAGTGTTATGGCCGCGATCTGGCCCGCGGCACGCCGGTCAACCACGGCGAGGCGGTCGGTGTCATCGCCGCGCAGTCGATCGGCGAGCCCGGCACGCAGCTGACGATGCGTACGTTCCACATCGGCGGCGCGGCGCAGATCAACGAGCAGTCGTTCGTCGAGTCGAACTTCGAGGGCAAGGTCACCATCAAGAACAAGGCTATCGCCCGCAACAGCGAAGGTCACTTGATCGCGATGGTGCGCAACATGGTCGTTGCCATCGTCGACGGTGACGGGACCGAACGTGCGACCCACCGCATCCAGTACGGCGCGCGTATGCACGTCGACGACGGCGACATGGTCAAGCGCGGCCAGCGCATCGCGGAATGGGATCCGTACACCCGTCCGATCCTCACCGAAGTCGAGGGCACCATCGCCTTCGAGGACCTGGTGGAAGGACAGTCGATCTCGGAAACGCTCGACGAATCCACCGGTATCGCCAAGCGCGTCGTCATCGACTGGCGTGCGTCGCGCGGCGGCTCGGATCTGCGTCCGGCGATCGTCGTCAAGGGCAAGGACGGCAAGGTGCTCAAGCTGGCGCGTGGCGGCGACGCCCGCTACATGCTGTCGGTCGACGCCATCCTGTCGGTGGACCTCAACGCCAAGGTCAAGGCAGGCGACATCCTGGCGCGTATCTCCACCGAGAGCGCCAAGACGCGTGACATCACCGGCGGTCTGCCGCGGGTGGCCGAACTGTTCGAGGCCCGCAAGCCGAAGGACGCGGCGATCATCGCGGAAATCGCCGGCACCATCCGCTTCGGCCGCGACTACAAGAACAAGCGTCGCATCTCGATCGAGCCGATGGACAAGACCGAGGAGACGCGCGAGTACCTGATCCCGAAGGGCAAGCACATCCATCTGCAGGACGGCGACATCGTCGAAAAGGGCGATTTCATCGTCGAAGGCAATCCGGCGCCGCACGACATCCTGGCGATCAAGGGCATCGAGGAACTCGCTGCCTATCTGGTCAACGAAATACAGGAGGTCTACCGGCTGCAGGGCGTGCTCATCAACGACAAGCACATCGAGGTGATTGTCCGTCAGATGCTGCAGAAGGTCGAGATCACCGACCAGGGCGACACCGACATGATCTCGGGCGAGCAGGTCGACAAGATCGAGTTCGATGCGCTCAACCTGAAGGCCAAGGAAGAGGGCAAGAAGCCCGCCACGGGAACGCCGGTTCTGCTCGGCATCACCAAGGCGAGCCTGCAGACCCGCTCGTTCTTCTCGGCGGCCTCGTTCCAGGAGACCACCCGCGTGCTCACCGAAGCCGCCGTCAACGGCAAGGTGGACCCGCTGGAAGGCCTCAAGGAGAACGTCATTGTCGGCCGGCTGATCCCGGCGGGCACCGGCGCCTCGATGGCCAAGATCCGCGAAGTCGCGATGAAGCGCGATCGCCTGATCCTCGACGAGCGCGAGAAGCAGGCCGCGATCGTGCCGACGGCTCCGGAAGCGGAACCGCTGGCGCTGCCGCCGGCGGAATAA
- a CDS encoding helix-turn-helix transcriptional regulator: MPISDSAHREALIDRIYEAGLIPSLWPALLGELGAAVGGNGGFLFGVRDGYVSAVNSVEYDHMMPIFLKEGWSERDPLLPRAIAVNRAGFVTDYDLLSEEEIATNEVYCNFYRKHGIGYRAGTLIPMPIGDSIAIVLPRHQDKGPVPQEVVNLLDGLRPHLARASLAANRFGFERARAQVDALQALGLPGAVLRGPGRLFAANGLFDALIPSLFQDRAQRVTIADAAADALLAEALDTLSLAGSRAVKSIAVAATAAHVPMVLHVVPVRGSARDIFTQASALLVVTPVDRAAVPTAEVLQGLFDLTPAEARVARGIGQAATIDALADATGVNRETVRSQLKAVLSKTGLSRQQELVSLLAGKALPGG, encoded by the coding sequence GTGCCCATCAGCGACTCGGCTCATCGTGAAGCTCTGATCGACCGCATCTACGAGGCGGGTCTCATTCCCTCCCTCTGGCCGGCCCTGCTCGGCGAGCTCGGCGCGGCGGTCGGCGGCAACGGCGGTTTTCTGTTCGGCGTGCGTGACGGATATGTCAGCGCGGTCAACTCAGTCGAATACGATCATATGATGCCGATCTTCCTGAAGGAGGGATGGAGCGAGCGCGATCCGCTTCTGCCGCGCGCCATCGCCGTCAACCGTGCCGGCTTCGTCACGGATTATGATCTTCTCTCGGAAGAGGAAATCGCGACCAACGAGGTCTATTGCAATTTCTATCGCAAGCACGGCATCGGCTACCGGGCCGGGACGCTCATTCCGATGCCGATAGGCGATTCGATCGCGATCGTGCTGCCCCGGCATCAGGATAAAGGCCCCGTGCCGCAGGAAGTCGTCAATCTGCTGGATGGCTTGCGGCCGCATCTGGCCCGCGCCTCGCTTGCCGCAAACCGCTTCGGCTTCGAGCGCGCGCGGGCGCAGGTCGACGCATTGCAGGCACTGGGCCTGCCGGGCGCGGTGCTGCGCGGCCCGGGGCGGCTGTTTGCCGCGAACGGCCTGTTCGATGCGCTGATTCCTTCGCTGTTTCAGGATCGCGCCCAGCGCGTGACGATCGCGGATGCCGCGGCCGATGCGCTGCTCGCCGAAGCGCTCGATACGCTGTCCCTTGCCGGCAGCCGCGCCGTGAAGTCGATCGCGGTCGCCGCCACAGCGGCGCACGTGCCGATGGTGCTGCATGTCGTTCCCGTACGCGGCTCGGCGCGGGATATCTTCACGCAGGCCAGCGCGTTGTTGGTGGTGACGCCGGTCGACCGTGCTGCGGTGCCGACCGCGGAAGTCCTGCAAGGCCTGTTCGACCTGACGCCGGCGGAAGCGCGGGTGGCCCGGGGCATCGGCCAGGCCGCAACCATCGATGCGCTCGCCGACGCAACCGGCGTCAATCGGGAAACGGTGCGCAGCCAGCTCAAGGCCGTGCTGTCGAAGACCGGCCTGTCGCGCCAGCAGGAACTGGTCAGCCTGCTTGCCGGCAAGGCGTTACCGGGCGGCTAA
- a CDS encoding FAD-dependent oxidoreductase translates to MLDLAIVGGGPGGLMSAWYLKKKLGDLCRVTIYEASDRLGGKIVSRKFDSAPAMYEAGVAEIYDYSMTGPDPLRELIQHFGLQTIPMDAEQVHLDGELLGDVPGMRRKYGEKTAAAIEAFRKRCTEMVSPVEYYEGVGAHDNEHPWAYMTCEEVLDKEVADPTAKRFFKVMARSDIATESHNTNGLNALKNFVMDIDGYIGLYSIQNGNEQLIDCLRSEVDADIQLNHRVLKVGKTSAGRYQLSMMNGKGPEVRDFDLVLMCLPHSWLATMRWDGEDLRKSMVKHVAYFDRPAHYLRVSILFDEPFWGEKIPGAWFMSEAFGGCCVYNEGARHDVGKHGVLNWLIAGSDALAFANLSDQELIDAALKSLPPSLGNARDHFMEGKIHRWLSSVNALPGGLPVRDVMTNHRPEPKEHPGIVVVGDYLFDSTLNGLLDSSDAATDIILTEMMRLRRARAQRGEPSSDKIDRDYFENYRGVGPYSEVWSRFTDPDYLTDLIKIVWNRAKGYKLLVAGSASGELVGALRERGIDAWGIENNKAIHAKTPKALKKFNKLGSIVDMPFKDDSFDFVFETSLCHVSEKQVPRAVRELNRVVKTGLVFGSVTSDMAPALIDRYDLLRGVKKLGTWWEWSELFFGNGFDLAMHRRDCTDAVWAATLAANKGPGQWYADADSLRYSFFDKVESEED, encoded by the coding sequence ATGTTGGACCTTGCAATTGTAGGCGGCGGCCCGGGCGGGCTGATGAGCGCTTGGTATTTGAAGAAAAAGCTCGGCGATCTCTGCCGCGTCACCATCTACGAGGCATCCGACCGGCTCGGGGGCAAGATCGTCTCGCGCAAGTTCGATTCCGCGCCGGCGATGTATGAGGCCGGCGTCGCCGAAATCTACGATTATTCGATGACCGGGCCGGATCCCCTGCGGGAACTGATCCAGCATTTCGGCCTGCAGACCATCCCGATGGACGCCGAGCAGGTGCATCTCGACGGGGAGCTGCTCGGCGACGTGCCGGGCATGCGCCGCAAATATGGCGAGAAGACCGCGGCGGCGATCGAGGCGTTCCGCAAGCGCTGCACCGAGATGGTGTCGCCGGTTGAATATTACGAGGGCGTCGGTGCCCACGACAACGAGCACCCCTGGGCCTACATGACCTGCGAGGAGGTGCTGGACAAGGAAGTCGCTGATCCGACCGCCAAGCGCTTCTTCAAGGTGATGGCGCGCTCCGATATCGCGACCGAGAGCCACAATACCAATGGCCTGAATGCGCTGAAGAACTTCGTGATGGATATCGACGGCTATATCGGCCTGTACTCGATCCAGAACGGCAATGAGCAGTTGATCGACTGCCTGCGCTCGGAAGTCGATGCTGACATTCAGCTCAATCACCGCGTGCTCAAGGTCGGCAAGACTTCTGCCGGCCGCTATCAGCTCAGCATGATGAACGGGAAGGGGCCGGAGGTCAGGGATTTCGACCTCGTGCTGATGTGCCTGCCGCATTCCTGGCTCGCCACCATGCGCTGGGATGGCGAAGATCTGCGCAAGTCGATGGTCAAGCACGTCGCCTATTTCGACCGTCCGGCGCACTATCTGCGAGTTTCGATCCTGTTCGACGAACCGTTCTGGGGCGAGAAGATCCCCGGCGCCTGGTTCATGTCGGAAGCGTTCGGCGGCTGCTGCGTCTACAATGAGGGCGCCCGCCACGACGTCGGCAAGCACGGCGTGCTGAACTGGCTGATCGCGGGCTCGGACGCGCTCGCCTTTGCCAATCTCAGCGACCAGGAACTGATCGACGCTGCGTTGAAGTCGCTGCCGCCCTCGCTCGGCAATGCGCGCGATCATTTCATGGAAGGCAAGATCCACCGCTGGCTGTCGTCGGTGAACGCGCTGCCCGGCGGCCTGCCGGTGCGCGACGTCATGACCAACCACCGGCCCGAGCCGAAGGAGCATCCCGGGATCGTCGTGGTCGGCGACTATCTGTTCGATTCGACGCTGAACGGCCTGCTCGATTCCTCCGATGCCGCCACCGACATCATCCTGACTGAGATGATGCGACTGCGCCGCGCCCGCGCGCAGCGGGGCGAGCCGTCGTCCGACAAGATCGACCGCGACTATTTCGAGAATTACCGAGGCGTCGGGCCCTACAGTGAGGTCTGGAGCCGGTTCACCGATCCGGACTATCTGACTGATTTGATCAAGATCGTCTGGAACAGGGCCAAGGGTTACAAGCTGCTCGTGGCCGGCTCCGCCAGCGGCGAACTGGTCGGTGCGCTGCGCGAACGCGGCATCGATGCCTGGGGTATCGAGAACAACAAGGCGATCCACGCCAAAACGCCGAAGGCGCTCAAAAAGTTCAACAAGCTCGGCTCGATCGTCGACATGCCGTTCAAGGACGATTCGTTCGATTTCGTTTTCGAGACCAGCCTGTGCCACGTGTCGGAGAAGCAGGTCCCGCGGGCGGTGCGCGAGCTCAACCGCGTCGTCAAGACCGGGCTGGTGTTCGGCTCGGTGACCTCGGACATGGCTCCCGCGCTGATCGACCGCTACGACCTGCTGCGCGGCGTCAAGAAGCTCGGTACCTGGTGGGAATGGTCCGAACTGTTCTTCGGCAACGGGTTCGACCTTGCGATGCACCGCCGCGACTGCACCGACGCGGTGTGGGCGGCGACGCTGGCGGCCAACAAGGGGCCGGGGCAGTGGTACGCCGACGCCGACAGCCTGCGCTATTCGTTCTTCGACAAGGTCGAATCCGAGGAAGATTAA
- a CDS encoding ABC transporter ATP-binding protein: MAPKPPSSDDRNPVPADDPELAKKLAAEAAAAPIAAGKTAGAPPDDDKDEEDDKLELDDDDDDEDLVVFTAKEAAGAMATIVGFVRPYLGNYRRLFAFVTFGVLVETLFNVIMPLSLKFLIDDALGEEDFQALYKILGVLAVAGIITSIIAVWYERWDARLAACIIADVRTRLFEHVQNLPSSYFARTKRGEILSRFSIDLAAFEGSVKSFANSAALPFFELIAGIVLMLFLNWQLAAVALLVFPITLIGPRILTPKAVQANYEQKLNEAALLATVQENVAAQAVVKAFSLQRRTLGWFTMRNQDVRIKTASAVFLSTMVERTVTISVLLLHLVVLAIGAYLATKGQITIGTFVTFESAFWEVSYNIAHLMHFIPVSIQSAAAVRHIQELLDEPTRGADRPGAPDLPPLTNDISFERVTFAYEGSDTPVLDNFSLKLNVGKRIAIVGPSGSGKSTLLNLILRLYTPDEGRVAIDGVDIRRVTRESLRRGMAIVFQENMLFNMSLRENIRLGKEGATDEEVEEAARKAEIHRYIMSLPQKYDTPVGERGDTLSGGQRQRIAIARAIIRNPSLLLLDEATSALDQTTEAAINRTLLNVAEGRTMIWSTHRLTSVVEMDEIIVISGGKAIERGSHAQLLAAGGVYRKLWDDQGHTPHNAASHADDDNGDDDDEDDDEE, encoded by the coding sequence ATGGCGCCCAAGCCTCCTTCCTCGGATGATCGGAATCCCGTTCCCGCGGACGATCCTGAACTTGCGAAGAAACTTGCTGCCGAGGCGGCTGCCGCCCCCATTGCCGCCGGCAAGACGGCCGGCGCGCCTCCCGACGATGACAAGGACGAGGAAGACGACAAGCTGGAGCTCGACGACGATGATGATGACGAGGACCTCGTCGTCTTCACCGCCAAGGAAGCCGCCGGCGCAATGGCGACCATCGTCGGCTTTGTCAGGCCATATCTCGGCAACTATCGGAGGCTGTTCGCGTTCGTGACTTTCGGCGTCCTCGTCGAGACGCTGTTCAACGTCATCATGCCGCTGAGCCTGAAATTTCTGATCGACGACGCGCTCGGCGAAGAGGATTTTCAGGCGCTTTACAAGATTCTCGGCGTGCTCGCGGTTGCCGGCATCATCACCTCGATCATTGCGGTCTGGTACGAGCGCTGGGATGCGCGGCTCGCCGCCTGCATCATTGCCGACGTGCGGACGCGGCTGTTCGAGCACGTCCAGAACCTGCCGTCGTCGTACTTTGCCCGCACCAAGCGCGGCGAGATTCTCTCGCGCTTCTCGATCGACCTGGCCGCCTTTGAAGGCTCGGTCAAGAGCTTCGCCAACAGCGCCGCTTTGCCGTTCTTCGAGCTGATCGCCGGCATCGTCCTGATGCTGTTCCTGAACTGGCAGCTCGCGGCAGTGGCGCTCCTGGTGTTTCCGATCACGCTGATCGGGCCACGGATCCTCACGCCGAAAGCGGTGCAGGCGAATTACGAGCAGAAGCTGAACGAGGCGGCGCTGCTCGCCACGGTGCAGGAAAACGTGGCGGCGCAGGCGGTGGTCAAGGCATTCAGCCTGCAGCGCCGCACGCTCGGCTGGTTCACCATGCGCAACCAGGATGTGCGCATCAAGACGGCGTCCGCCGTGTTCCTGTCGACCATGGTGGAGCGAACCGTCACGATTTCCGTGTTGTTGCTGCACCTCGTGGTGCTGGCGATCGGCGCCTATCTCGCCACCAAGGGCCAGATCACCATCGGCACCTTCGTCACCTTCGAGAGCGCGTTCTGGGAGGTGTCCTACAACATCGCCCACCTGATGCATTTCATACCGGTGTCGATCCAGTCGGCGGCGGCCGTGCGGCATATCCAGGAACTGCTGGACGAGCCGACCCGCGGCGCCGATCGCCCGGGCGCGCCCGATTTGCCGCCGCTCACCAACGACATCTCCTTCGAGCGCGTCACCTTTGCCTATGAAGGCAGCGATACGCCGGTGCTCGACAATTTCAGCCTCAAGCTCAATGTCGGCAAGCGCATCGCAATCGTCGGTCCGAGCGGTTCCGGCAAGAGCACGCTGCTCAACCTGATCCTGCGCCTTTACACGCCGGACGAGGGCAGGGTAGCGATCGACGGCGTCGACATCCGCCGCGTCACCCGCGAATCGCTGCGCCGGGGCATGGCGATCGTTTTCCAGGAGAACATGCTGTTCAACATGTCGCTCCGCGAAAACATCCGGCTCGGCAAGGAAGGCGCGACCGACGAAGAGGTCGAGGAAGCCGCGCGCAAGGCCGAGATCCACCGCTACATCATGAGCCTGCCGCAGAAATACGACACGCCGGTCGGCGAGCGCGGCGACACGCTGTCGGGCGGCCAGCGCCAACGCATCGCGATCGCGCGCGCCATCATCCGCAATCCCTCGCTGCTGCTGCTGGATGAGGCGACCTCGGCGCTGGACCAGACCACGGAAGCCGCGATCAACCGCACGCTTCTGAACGTGGCGGAGGGGCGCACCATGATCTGGTCGACCCACCGCCTGACCTCGGTGGTCGAGATGGACGAGATCATCGTGATCTCAGGCGGCAAGGCGATCGAGCGCGGCTCGCATGCCCAGTTGCTGGCGGCGGGCGGCGTCTATCGCAAGCTCTGGGATGACCAGGGCCACACCCCGCACAACGCCGCGTCTCACGCCGACGACGACAATGGGGATGATGACGACGAGGATGATGACGAGGAGTAG
- a CDS encoding MOSC N-terminal beta barrel domain-containing protein, translating into MKVVGQIESVWRYPVKSMPGESLTEAYVSFAGVLGDRLYAVHHATAPEAFPFLTARSRKEMLRFRPKFRHPERTLAPGNLTAAETRGPGLTPLFPSSDDLALEIEAPNGKTLSASDPALPGLIGGDQLNASDLTVIRSDRAITDCRPLSLLATQTIDGIGRAVGLTLDKRRFRENLYVDLISGESFGEDEFVGRQLRIGPKLTVHILERDIRCRMISIDPDTLDENPDILRHVAKHHDGTAGVYAAVLVEGLVRPGDEIVLLD; encoded by the coding sequence ATGAAGGTTGTGGGGCAGATTGAGAGCGTTTGGCGCTACCCGGTAAAGAGCATGCCGGGCGAATCGCTGACCGAGGCTTATGTCAGCTTTGCCGGCGTGCTCGGCGATCGGCTCTACGCTGTCCATCACGCGACCGCGCCCGAGGCTTTTCCATTCCTCACCGCACGCAGCAGGAAGGAGATGCTGCGCTTTCGCCCGAAGTTTCGCCATCCCGAGCGGACGCTTGCACCGGGCAATCTGACCGCCGCGGAAACCCGTGGTCCCGGCCTGACACCGCTATTTCCTTCCAGTGACGATCTGGCGCTCGAGATCGAAGCGCCGAACGGAAAGACCCTGTCAGCGTCCGATCCGGCGCTGCCGGGTCTGATCGGCGGCGATCAACTCAACGCTTCCGACCTGACCGTCATACGCTCGGACCGCGCTATAACGGACTGTCGCCCGCTGTCGCTACTTGCGACCCAGACAATTGATGGAATAGGCCGAGCGGTGGGCCTGACGCTCGACAAGCGCCGCTTCCGCGAAAACCTCTATGTCGATCTCATTTCCGGTGAAAGCTTTGGCGAAGACGAATTCGTCGGCCGGCAACTGCGGATCGGTCCGAAACTGACGGTCCACATTCTGGAGCGCGATATCCGCTGTCGCATGATCAGCATTGATCCTGACACGCTCGACGAGAACCCCGATATTTTGCGCCATGTCGCAAAGCATCATGACGGGACCGCCGGCGTCTACGCCGCCGTGCTGGTGGAGGGGCTCGTTCGTCCGGGTGACGAGATCGTCCTTCTGGACTAG